Proteins from a genomic interval of Trifolium pratense cultivar HEN17-A07 linkage group LG6, ARS_RC_1.1, whole genome shotgun sequence:
- the LOC123888814 gene encoding eukaryotic translation initiation factor 3 subunit A-like yields the protein MSSLPEELWTKILELGIQNSGLTYEDLCWISISCRLLHRLSSEDSLWNHLLSTDFPLFPACSFPYWSSKSLYLLRIKERILIEAAYQQRLVEEQILHYQEQQEIELSKQHHPEDLIEKKRLSRMVENKEIYIEKVVNRRLVEFNRQVEEFNRLKRAREKMRKLKYYLQLQEANRKKQEETERLAKLAEIHYKQRKREIEIAGLYHKKW from the exons ATGTCCTCTCTCCCAGAAGAACTATGGACCAAAATTCTCGAACTCGGAATCCAAAATAGCGGTTTAACCTACGAGGACCTTTGCTGGATCTCCATCTCATGCCGTCTCCTTCATCGTCTCTCCTCCGAAGACTCTCTCTGGAACCATCTTCTCTCCACCGACTTCCCTCTTTTTCCTGCTTGCTCTTTTCCTTATTGGTCTTCCAAATCCCTTTATCTTTTAAG AATCAAGGAGAGGATTTTGATCGAAGCTGCATATCAACAACGTCTAGTGGAAGAGCAGATTCTTCACTACCAAGAGCAA CAAGAGATTGAACTGAGCAAACAGCACCATCCTGAAGACCTCATTGAGAAGAAGCGGCTCAGTCGTATGGTGGAAAATAAA GAGATATACATAGAGAAAGTTGTCAATCGTCGGCTAGTTGAATTTAACCGGCAAGTAGAAGAATTTAACCGATTGAAGAGAGCAAGggaaaaaatgagaaaattgaaGTATTATCTTCAGTTGCAAG AGGCTAATAGAAAAAAGCAGGAAGAGACTGAACGCTTAGCAAAGTTGGCTGAAATTCATTATAAGCAGAGGAAAAGAGAAATAGAAATTGCAGGTCTTTATCATAAGAAATGGTAA
- the LOC123890486 gene encoding eukaryotic translation initiation factor 3 subunit A-like — protein MSFLKPENALKRAEDLIKVGQKQEALNTLQGLITSKRHRSWQNTHELIMFKYVELCVEMRKGQFAKDGLIQYRSICQNVNVSSLEEVIKHFINLSTKKVTQACSEGQTLEQGIDVDDLEAYKRPEDLMMSYVSGEKGKDISDWELVIPQFKFLWESYKIVLDILRNNSKFEAVYAMTARRAFQFCKQYKRKTEFRRLCGIIRHHLTNLIKYQDQPDRPDLSSPESLQLYLRLDQLEIAAELELWKEAFRSAEDIHGLMCMVSKTLKPSMMSSYYAKLTEIFWRSSSHLYHAYAWFNLFLLQKSFHKSPSQKDMELIASAVVLSALSVPPYESNLELEQEKEINLRRANLVCFNSEITLSRSSLLAELESEGVMSYAAQEVKDMYYLLEQTFLPSDLELKVTPLLNKISKVGGIASSILNVQLSTYVPELKKLATLRLLQQVSNVYQTMKIENLAGMIPFFDFSVVEKISVDAVKHKFLSMKIDHMKKVVIFGKKSLEADDLSGHLANFAEQLNVARQMICPPVRKQSKLELLLPSLLEAVDKEHKVHLARKLIIEKRKEEQEQQQLEMEQEKERIAEEAAEQMRLATEQNNQRIRQEIAEREHEKAEERRTAELSLTKQLRKRQEMKNKWQKLATTLDYLERAKREEAAPFIEAAYQQHLVEEKILHEHNQLQEIELSKLRHAEDLNERKRFSRMAENKEIYKEIVVNRQQVEFNRLKSEREQEREKMRKLKYYLQLEEERQQKLHAEEEARKLEEAERKKKEEAERKAKLDEIYEKRRQREREIEEKAEKQKREALLGRPIEPASRPYEPPARRPLESGTAASSTSKAPAPGKYVPRFRRGGA, from the exons ATGTCGTTCTTGAAGCCTGAGAATGCTCTCAAAAGGGCAGAAG ATTTAATCAAGGTTGGGCAAAAGCAGGAAGCTCTTAATACTTTGCAGGGACTTATTACTTCGAAAAGACACCGATCATGGCAGAACACACATGAACTGATTATGTTTAAGTATGTAGAGCTATGCGTAGAGATGCGAAAAGGACAGTTTGCGAAGGATGGATTGATCCAGTATCGTTCCATATGTCAGAATGTGAATGTTAGTTCACTGGAGGAAGTGATTAAGCATTTTATCAACCTATCAACAAAGAAAGTTACACAAGCTTGTAGCGAGGGGCAGACATTAGAACAAGGCATCGATGTAGATGACTTAGAGGCATATAAAAGGCCAGAGGATTTGATGATGAGTTATGTTAGTGGAGAGAAAGGAAAGGATATATCTGATTGGGAGCTCGTTATCCCACAGTTTAAATTCCTATGGGAAAGTTACAAGATAGTGCTTGATATATTGCGGAACAACTCAAAATTTGAAGCCGTATACGCT ATGACTGCTCGTCGAGCTTTCCAGTTTTGTAAGCAGTACAAAAGAAAAACTGAATTTAGAAGACTCTGTGGAATCATAAGACACCATTTGACTAATCTGATCAAATATCAGGACCAACCAGACCGACCTGATCTTTCTTCTCCTGAAAGCTTACAATTGTATCTTAGACTTGACCAACTTGAAATTGCCGCTGAACTTGAACTCTGGAAG GAAGCCTTTAGATCTGCTGAAGATATACATGGCCTAATGTGCATGGTCAGTAAAACACTGAAACCATCCATGATGAGTTCTTACTACGCTAAGTTGACCGAAATATTTTGGAGATCTTCAAGTCATTTATATCATGCATATGCATGGTTCAATCTCTTTTTGTTACAAAAGAGCTTCCACAAAAGTCCGAGTCAGAAGGATATGGAGTTAATAGCTTCAGCTGTTGTTCTATCTGCACTTTCAGTGCCTCCTTATGAAAGCAATTTAGAACTAGAGCAAGAAAAGGAGATAAATTTGAGGAGGGCTAACCTCGTATGTTTTAATAGCGAAATAACG CTCTCAAGGTCTTCACTTCTTGCTGAACTG GAATCAGAAGGTGTAATGTCCTATGCTGCACAAGAAGTGAAGGACATGTACTATCTTTTGGAACAGACATTTCTTCCCTCGGATCTTGAACTTAAAGTAACACCCTtgctaaataaaatttcaaaagtagGGGGTATCGCTTCATCAATTTTAAACGTGCAATTATCAACATATGTCCCAGAACTTAAAAAGTTAGCTACCCTGAGGTTGCTACAACAG GTGTCTAATGTGTACCAAACGATGAAGATTGAGAACTTAGCTGGGATGATAcctttctttgatttttctgtAGTGGAAAAGATCTCTGTAGATGCTGTTAAACATAAATTTCTCTCAATGAAAATTGATCACATGAAAAAAGTTGTAATTTTTGGCAAGAAG AGTCTTGAGGCTGATGACTTAAGCGGTCACTTGGCCAATTTTGCTGAACAATTGAATGTGGCAAGGCAAATGATATGTCCTCCTGTTAGGAAACAATCAAAACTTGAACTATTGCTCCCATCTTTGTTAGAGGCTGTGGACAAAGAGCACAAGGTTCACCTTGCtcgaaaattaattattgagAAGAGgaaagaagaacaagaacagCAACAACTTGAAATG GAACAAGAGAAGGAAAGGATTGCTGAAGAGGCTGCAGAACAAATGCGGCTTGCAACTGAGCAAAACAATCAAAGGATCCGTCAAGAAATAGCGGAAAGAGAACATGAAAAAGCTGAAGAGCGTAGAACTGCGGAGTTGAGTTTGACTAAACAACTCCGGAAGAGACAAGAAATGAAGAATAAATGGCAGAAATTAGCTACAACCCTGGATTATCTGGAAAGAGCAAAGAGAGAAGAGGCTGCTCCGTTTATCGAAGCTGCATATCAACAACATCTAGTGGAAGAGAAGATTCTTCACGAGCATAATCAACTA CAAGAGATTGAACTGAGCAAACTGCGCCATGCTGAAGACCTCAATGAGAGGAAGCGGTTCAGTCGTATGGCAGAAAATAAA GAGATATACAAAGAGATAGTTGTCAATCGTCAGCAAGTAGAATTTAACCGATTGAAGAGTGAAAGGGAACAAGAGAGGGAAAAGATGAGAAAATTGAAGTATTATCTTCAGTTGGAAGAAGAGAGACAACAAAAATTGCATGCGGAGGAAGAAGCTCGGAAGCTAGAAG AGGCTGAGAGAAAAAAGAAGGAAGAGGCTGAACGCAAAGCAAAGCTGGATGAGATTTATGAAAAGCGGAggcaaagagaaagagaaattgaagaaaagGCTGAGAAGCAAAAGAGGGAAGCATTGTTGGGCAGACCTATTGAACCAGCTTCGAGGCCTTATGAGCCTCCTGCCCGTCGTCCATTGGAGTCTGGTACTGCTGCTTCTTCAACTTCCAAAGCCCCGGCTCCAGGGAAATATGTTCCCAGGTTCCGGAGAGGAGGAGCTTAA
- the LOC123889224 gene encoding GDSL esterase/lipase At3g26430-like, producing the protein MNMKPLVNSTLWLVVLYCAIITTNYSVVAHSRKCDFPAIFNFGDSNSDTGGLSAAFGQPGYPYGESFFHHPVGRYCDGRLIVDFIAEKLGLPYLNAYLDAVGSNFSHGANFATAGSTIRPQNTTLHQTGGFSPFSLDVQFNQFNDFQRRTQFFRNNKGGIYKTLLPKAEDFSRALYTFDIGQNDLASGYFHNMSVDQVRAYVPDVLAQFKSTIKNVYSRGGRSFWVHNTGPVGCLPYIIELHKVTPDKVDKAGCSTPYNEVAKFFNHELKQAVVQLRKKLPLAAITYVDVYSAKYSLISQAHKHGFEEPLRACCGHGGKYNYNLHIGCGAKVKIHGKEILIAKPCKDPSVVVNWDGVHLTQAANKWVFEQIVDGSFSDPPIPLNMACHKHP; encoded by the exons ATGAATATGAAGCCTTTGGTCAACAGTACCCTTTGGCTAGTGGTGCTGTATTGTGCAATTATTACTACAAATTATTCAGTAGTAGCACATTCAAGGAAGTGTGATTTTCCAGCAATATTCAACTTTGGTGACTCAAATTCAGACACTGGAGGTCTTTCTGCTGCCTTTGGACAACCTGGTTATCCTTATGGAGAGTCCTTCTTCCATCACCCTGTTGGTCGTTACTGTGATGGCCGTCTAATTGTTGATTTCATTG CCGAGAAGCTGGGTCTTCCATATTTGAATGCATACCTTGATGCTGTTGGCTCAAATTTTAGCCATGGAGCAAACTTTGCAACTGCTGGATCCACCATTAGACCTCAGAATACAACCCTTCATCAAACTGGTGGTTTCAGCCCTTTCTCTTTGGATGTTCAATTCAATCAGTTCAATGATTTCCAGCGTAGGACTCAATTTTTTCGCAATAATAAAG GTGGAATATATAAAACATTGTTACCAAAAGCAGAAGATTTTTCGCGAGCATTATACACATTTGATATTGGTCAAAATGACTTGGCATCCGGTTACTTCCACAACATGTCCGTCGATCAAGTTAGAGCATATGTTCCTGATGTCTTGGCTCAATTCAAGAGCACAATCAAG AATGTATATTCTCGCGGGGGAAGATCATTTTGGGTTCACAATACTGGTCCTGTTGGTTGTTTGCCATACATCATTGAACTTCACAAAGTAACACCAGATAAAGTAGACAAAGCAGGATGTTCAACCCCTTATAATGAAGTGGCTAAGTTCTTCAATCATGAACTCAAACAAGCTGTTGTTCAGCTCAGGAAAAAGCTTCCCTTGGCTGCCATAACCTATGTTGATGTTTACTCCGCCAAGTACTCTCTCATTAGTCAAGCACACAAACATG GTTTTGAGGAACCTTTGAGAGCTTGTTGTGGACATGGTGGAAAGTACAACTACAATCTACACATTGGATGTGGAGCAAAGGTTAAGATTCATGGAAAAGAGATTTTGATTGCAAAACCATGCAAGGATCCATCTGTTGTGGTTAATTGGGATGGTGTTCATTTAACTCAGGCTGCTAATAAATGGGTGTTTGAGCAAATTGTAGATGGTTCTTTTTCTGATCCTCCTATTCCTTTGAACATGGCATGTCATAAGCACCCTTAA